The proteins below come from a single Papaver somniferum cultivar HN1 chromosome 11, ASM357369v1, whole genome shotgun sequence genomic window:
- the LOC113323702 gene encoding putative phosphatidylglycerol/phosphatidylinositol transfer protein DDB_G0282179, translated as MASVQFKYKFVLPIFLVAAFLILPSIQAKPVKYCDKTGNNYAVKISGVKINPEPVVSGKPATFNIYASTEQELLGAELVLEVRYFGVHVHSEKHDLCEEAGGCPIKTGDFVISHSQELPGFTPPGPYSLQMKMNSKEGHLLTCISFNFRIEFPSVADA; from the exons ATGGCGTCAGTTCAGTTCAAATACAAGTTCGTTCTCCCGATCTTCCTCGTTGCTGCTTTTCTCATCTTACCTTCGATTCAAGCCAAACCTGTTAAATACTGCG ATAAGACAGGCAACAACTATGCTGTTAAGATCAGTGGAGTGAAGATAAATCCAGAGCCAGTTGTTAGTGGCAAGCCTGCAACCTTCAACATTTATGCATCCACTG AGCAAGAACTGCTTGGAGCAGAATTGGTGCTAGAGGTGCGATACTTTGGGGTCCATGTCCATAGTGAGAAACACGACCTATGTGAGGAGGCAGGTGGTTGCCCCATTAAAACGGGTGACTTTGTGATCTCTCACTCCCAGGAGTTGCCTGGATTCACTCCACCA GGCCCATACAGCCTCCAGATGAAGATGAACAGTAAAGAGGGGCATCTGTTGACATGCATTAGCTTTAATTTCAGAATAGAGTTCCCATCTGTTGCTGATGCCTAG